The Bombus fervidus isolate BK054 chromosome 17, iyBomFerv1, whole genome shotgun sequence DNA segment ataatcgttGTCTTTGCTATCTTATCGCATTTATCAATTATGTTTTTCACAACTTGAATAATATGTTTCCAATAGCAGGTTCAATAATTGTATCGTCATCAATATGGTTGGAGAAAGGATTTCagcgcgaaaaatcgaaaatatacttaaaataatacatatattaataataataatattaataataatatattataaaaaacaaattattgttttcttacctatttttatttatgtatataaatcaaATGAAGTTCGTCGTTACTGATTATCAACATGTCAGTTAAGCATCATTGTGAATAGTACTTTACAATGTCTCCAAAGAGTCTTTGCTATTGCTGTATTAtgtcaatttattaaaatctattttattagTAGCGCAATATGAGATTAAGTATGCATTCACACATAATTCCAAATAAGGTACAGTATCATcctaaatacaaatatattgatattatgTAGAATAATAAGAATGTACACGTAAGTCATGCTTACGCAAATATAACCTCCAAGGacaatatttatgttaaaaaaagcataaattattatgcatCAATGGACATCATGCTGTCtttgcaattatttatatattcactttcattattattcgatttttataatttttttattgaaaaacaatgaattgtatttaatgtgctttttatatttatactattttctaattaaatatatgtatattttacagaGTGAAGATGAGATGACAGTAGAAGAGAAATGGATGTAAATACGAATACTCATTATTATATAGTCTAACTGATATTGTATATTCAAGGAACTATATTatgaatgtataaatttaactTGACGTTTCAGGGTGCAACATGTAAAAATGCACGAACAACATAAAGGGCATGAAGGAATGCATTTAGAAATGCTGCTTATTTTATTTGGAACTTTGTTAATAGCACAGATTATATTAGTTGAATGGaagaaaatacattataaGTCATATCAGGTAAATGAAAGTTTATATGCCCTAAAATCACATAAATTTTAGTTTGAtacgtttatatattttttcagttTGTTACTTTAATCGCTATGTGGCTAATTCCATTTGGATTAAGTTTAAAACATCATTGGTGgagatttatatttctctGGTTAGTAACATCTTGTATAACAGGATTAGTGGTAAGGAAGGCTGTTCAAAAACCTATAGCAGGTACAACACCAAGGTATGtatgtttttttaattataatttatgtattacTGTGAACTTAGtaattcattcaattttttttatagattgGTGTATAAatggtttctttttatttataaattaagttATATGTTGGGCATAATAAGTTATGTTATAATGTTAGCCACATTTTTTGGTTTATATCTTGTGTTTGAGGTAAAGCCACAAATATGGATGGATTGTAGTTtccttttgttattttatggtCTTTATTTTGGAGTATTAGGAAGAGATGTTGCAGAAATATGTGCAGATAAAATGGCTTCACATATCGGGGTATGTTCACAGTAATCTGATACAGATGTGGACTGTGTGTCAAATAAAAAGtggaatatattaaataatttgcaGTATTATGTACCAGGCCATATGCCAACAAGAACTTTAGATCCTGGTGTGTGTGCAGTATGTGGAAATAGACTTTTAGTGTCAGAAAATGAACCTGGTGTTATTGAAAACACGTACAAACTTAGTTGTGAACACGTATTTCACGAATTTTGTATCAGAGGATGGTGCATTGTAGGAAAAAAACAAACATGTCCATATTGTAAAGAAAAAGTCGATCTCAAGAAAATGTTTCACAATCCGTATCCTTTtgatgtaattaataatttataatttattttcgtgaatacatatatatatatatatatacatatatgtatgtgccTTAATAACGTGCAAAGATGGGAACGACCTCATGTTTTGTATGGTCAACTACTAGACTGGATCAGGTGGTTAGTTGCTTGGCAAccattaattttgtttctcgTTCAAGGTATCAATTGGGGCCTAGGCCTCGAGTAAGTAGTATTGTAATAGGATAATTAAATTGCACTTTGAAAACCATTAAGTTTCTGTAAAACTAATGATTTATTCTTGTAAACAAGTAtttgtttgtatttttctacaaataatTGCTATTATATTCGTTATTTGTAACAACGAATTCTATTAGAAAGATATAATTCCAGTCCAACttgtgattaaaattttaatccaaTTTCGATATCAATATTGCATTCAGGTTGCAGCGTTATAAATAACTTATTTTATATGATTAGGATGTTTGCCACTGTAGatgatataacattataaaatgcTATCTCTTCTATACTGACAAATTTACACACcatttatgtagcactaaataataattcttccaTAGAACATCGTTTTTTGCAATGTATatgaacattttcaaattctcaTTTAACAAATGTGTGGCAATTActaaataatgtattttaatttaaatatgcaGTGTGAAATGCATATGAACCATGGTTATCCGAATTAACTTTAATATAGCGGAAACGTAACAAATaatctaatattttctataataagaAAGAGATGTTGACAATACAGATCCTACTCTcattttgtactttacaattgaAATATACAGTATGAGAAATTAGATATAGCGTGTGGATCCTTTACCTTGGAAGAAGTTCAATTCGGataatcttgaaatatttgattgtATAATACGTGTAGAAATATTCTGAATTGATGTGAGAATGATAGGAATTTACCTTAtcatttcttttatcattCCACTTCCTCATTCAAGTTAGTCAATTCAAGTTTTCATTTTACACAATCAAATTGTGTTTCATGCGGTATACACACctaattcaaataattctcTCTAAAGATATGCTCTAATTATATTCTgcatattaatgaaattttttgacAGTAACAACGTTATTTTGTACACTTTAAGCttataaaattgttacatatactagaaaatattaagatatttcataAGAAAATTGCTTTGGTAATTATATTCGAGTAAGCTTCGTTATGCCAAAGAAGggaaattttacttaatatatTCTGGATTCAGAGAAGTAGgttattagaaaatatccgatataatatttctcaaagcaaaaagaaaatcgtggctagcaatagaattaaattatttatgatatttctaTAAGTATTATTTCGCATATATGCATTTTTTATcctgtaaattattatttccacTGATAAAGTGATTTGGTTGTCGAATGTTTCAtgcataaaagaaaagaaaaggtagTGAAATAGAGTAAATggaataaatcattttttaattttaatagattCATAATTACGACTTGTGcatattatatacttataaatcgaaatttttataaatctttggaacaaaaattttttatggTTGTCGAACTTGTTACCATGATAAATCAGGTTGCTCAACTACAacagaaattgtaattttacgaGAAGTTGGCGCGTATCATTGTCATAGaatgatacaaaattttatataaactgtacaaaatattgtatCATTGTAAAGTAAACATTGTACACATTGTACGTATATTGTACAAAATGAAACTTAACAATTCGATTCGATGGCGATTCGATTTTCATACCGTTTAAAACGtacacatttctttttttcgtgatttcttcttataaaacaaataaggCAATTGCGcgattattgtaaatattttggagaaaattatacaaattgtaAGATTCGAAACATAAAGAAACGTTGTTCCGTAATAAATGATGTACAAAAAGCATACGAAAttcatgtaaaatttatttctcatcAATAAAGATTATAAAACAGTCGATCTCGGTAGGAACTGTTAacaattagaatttaatttttcaaccaTTAAAGCGTTAGATCTTTTACCATTCCATCTGCAATCTCTCCTCGATTTATAATTACTTTCATGCGATTAATCGAACAGAACATTTATCTGGCTAAAAAGATTTTCTTAATTCTTCTCCCGTTTttgttttcgaatttttccaGAATGCCGGAAGGTACAGACAACGGAAATGTGAATACGACGAAACTAGgaatcgatatacgttaaaatacTGTAATTCTTCATCGAGATCCATCGTACGTATTCTAATCTTCTCGCAAGAAATCGagtaaatgaaacaaatttttgtatttttcttatatattattataatttggcTTCATTGTTGCAAAGGTTACACGAGATGTAAAAGTGGAGGATAAAAGTCTCAGTGGATACGCATTTAGAATTGAATTTACGGGTTTGtacgaaagagagagaaataaataatgagaACTCTGTTAATGATGTTACTAAAAGTCTTTAATCAATCTCTCATCGTTACTCGTTTAGCAAAAAACAACTTTTTATCACATCACGCATTCGTAGGTACTATTTTCGGACTTGTAGCGAGAGCACCGGATGATACATTTGAAGATCACAGGAGAAAAACctgataaaatacaattttcttgaCTTTCTTATTTTGATGTCGTTTTATGACTAAAaggtaatattttcatattacatTTTTGATCCTGTTAGGGTCAAAGACGATGGTTTTTAAAATGCAGCtaatattttctcaaattttactaaaaaaattatcaccaagaaatattttaacattatgACAACAGAGGATATCTTGAAAATTACATAGAGgatgtaaaaatgaaatagaaagataATTCTGTTAACATTGGATTGATCGACAACGTAtatattaaagttaaaaacTGCTTTCctatgaaaaatagaaaatataacttATCATGTCTTTCCCCTGTACTCTTCATTTATAATGTAtgatgtatatagaaatatttatttatacacttAAATCTAAAAACCTCTCGCTATTGTCATGGGGAAGAAATTGTACGATAGGTGAGAGACAAGAGGTGCGAAGAGAAcatttacatatgtatgtacgtataaaaACGGAGCCgaatttttctagaaaataaaatggacGACAGAGGTGTGAGAAAGAACTTTTTGATTGGATTCAGACGCCACGAATACGATGGGAACGTTCGGGATGGGTTAAAGGGCAGACAATCACAAACACGgggaaattttatagatatatttattgagTACTTAGCGTGTAAGAGTATAGAATATATGTTACCTtatcaattaaatatcattacATGGTAATCATTATATAATGATGTAGTCTTTAAAATAAACCTCGCGCGGACAGACTGCGCGTGTGTTGtgtgtgttttctttttttttttttctttctttctttcattcatCTTCTTCATTTGTGTTGTCGaagaatatttacataatgatcgcaataattaatatatgtacaatcgTAGACGAAAGGACAAAACGAAAAAGTTACAGAGAGAAAAACGGACGAACTGCAAAATAGCGTCCCATGGAACCTTCCTCCTAATTATTTCTCAATCCATGTTCCGCGCTCGCCGATTACGAATCATGAGGAAGGGATCATTgttcgaatttttctttttggttCTCACATCGCTTTTAGATCAACCGTACTCTATACGAAAGTATAAAGGGCGCAATTATCGAGGTGACTGGTTTactttttttgtctttttctttcttttgtcgCGTGGATGATGGCGTGGCTCATTCTGTATGAAACTATCGTTATATCGATACTTTGCGGATACtcgtaaataaaatgaatcgtCGACATCGATGTCGCGTATGTCCGATTCGCTCGATCCTTCTGTTTTCATGAGCAATAGAAAAAAGCGTCGCCACTTCGATTACCATATACTACATATGTCGTACGTACGGAACACACACACAGTAATCGACAATGTCAACGAAATCAAAACGAAGATCAACAAAAgtaaagatgaaaataaaaaacaaaatgttaTCGATCGACGACGACGTGCAGTTCTGTATGTGCATATGTACAAAAAGACACAGCGACACGTAAAAATCGATCGTGTTTTTTACGTGTCGCTTGGAAAAACAGGAAAAACACAACGAGACACCGATCACGAACAAATGTGTTTCCTCTTACACAGCGAGGTTCTTCGAGAATTCGTTCGTCTTCGAacgtaaagaaagaaaagtaaaaaacgCGCGCGACTTTCTTCTTCGGCTATAGTTTAACACAACtcatatgttatatattaatttactatAATAGCTCTGGCTCGCTCTTTGCTCATTCATTCTTTGTTCGTGTGAACGTTTTCCTCACTTTTTTACCTGACACACATTCTTGCACGCTCGTTTACTCtgtctctctccctctccctctctttctctctctctctttcgctcgTCACACGCATTAGatatccttttttcttcttttaaagaTATACACGATAGTTAAGAAGTATTGCTTTCTTTTAGTCGCGTGCCGATCGCGGTTCGCCTTCCAAACACAGCGGACGGTCTCCCGTCGACGGCGAAGATTCGTGTCGAGcataacaataattaattccGCAACTTACCACGGCATCGAGCCTCCGCAAGAATCCTGCGAGCTCTATTGTTCCATACACATGTATAGATTACGAATGATAGATGCgattgatttaattaaattgcaaAGCTGATTTTAAACTTCGAGTATCTTTCATTTCGGACGTGTTCCGAAGGGTGTCCAATAAAAcgtggaaaatatttgtagaGTTGATTTAGTATCTAGAAGTAGCGAAAAACGTTCGCATAAATctttgtttataatatatagcgAATTTCGTATGTATGTTAATCCGCTTCGTATGGAACACCTATTGGAAATATCGAGATATTCCAATGTGAAATTGAGTTTTAACAAATTTGGAAAGTATCAGGAAATATTGCAAAAGTAATTATATCTCGTAGTAATGGCAAGGTACCTCTGCTTGTAGATATTGAATTAATTCCTAAAATATTTCCCATATATTAGTGGACAAGCTATACAGTTGTTGATATCGGTATCTTTTTATGTCATGCTATGTATTTGCATTTCAAAAGCAGAATTCTCACGGTGCTGTATCGCTCGAAGGTGACCATGCGCTAAGCGTAAAGTTAACTCGAGTACACAGGACCTTCATATTTCcgttgttttttttcttttcttcgttttttctccCTAAGTATCGTTTCGCGTATAGACGAGTACACATAGAaaagtgtttcttttttccctggcGTGGTATCTATCGGCTCTTTTGTCATCTTAGAGCTCACACATACCACGTGTGTCTTGCATGCTGAGTATCTAGAACACTATTACATTGCGGATGGCAGGTAACGGCGAGTTAACGGACAAATCAGACAAGCATCGCCCTTTTAAATGTTCTATAATATTCTCGAGAGAGTCGAAAAcgacaaagaaataaaaaatcaggcagaaattttactaaaatgGAACCGATTTATTAGGTTGGTGCACGTCGAAAGCTTTAATCGcgcgtttcattaaaataatttccatatcattCGATATACTTTTTCAATGTTTATATCGTCTGATCATTCCAGAATCGTAAGAATGATCAGTTTTGGAATTCGAACAGTCACAACGGAGTAAAGTAatttacgaattaaaagaaatgtcTTCGACATACCCTAAATGCAGAATTTCCAGAGATCTGACACTTCCTCTAAATTTAAGTTTCGTgtttttattctaaaatttcttaatatcgAACGCAcgtgatttataataaatttcttcttttttaacagTCGGCGAATGCTGGGTCGAAGATGCATGGCTGCCCATTGTAATTGAaccgaaaaatatttgcacgcGACGTTAACGTGGCGTCACCCGTCTTCGGAGGCAACCCCACCGTGACGCCAACATGTGGTCATCAGTACTCGACGTATTAACGTGGTTGACAATTAACGATAGGACATAATTGAATGGATGATATTGCAGCggtaaattcaaatttcagaagaacaatttaacaaaaaaaataaattcatttcagAAGAACAATATTTCGTATGCACCAAcctaattataaatatgtggCAAGAGTCGAGCCCGAGGCTGATTATGGCCCAACGCTAAAAAACTTCGAAAGGTAGGAACGAATGTAAAATCCGTATTAAGGTACGATATAAAGTTCGTGTATGGGGGAATATCGAAAAATGGTGGATCACAGACTGATATGCCTCGTGTCACCCCGGGCCTCGTCTCATCtgctataaaaagaaaaatcgcgaTAACGATCCATCCAGTTGCGCTAAAATGGAGGCAATTCGATGAACGAATCGGAAATGGAACTGTCGAGAAATGAAACGGAACGGACGAAAGTGAGCCATCGTTGGAAACGTTCGAATTTTGGACGCAACGATTGATCGTTAActcagaaaaaaagaaagaagaaaaagaattaaagaaaaaataaggaCACGCTCGTCGTTTGACCATCACTTTCCGTTACTTCGTAGAAAAATGCACCGTTCTTACAACGTGGACGCGAATCTACTATACTTGCGTGGGTTTTGCGACACACTGGCTATACACAACGGATATGTACAGCGgctttttatcaatatttttttttttcatttattgtttaaaGGTTCACTAGCACACAAGTCTTAACACCGTTTACTAAAATCCCTCGTTTAACTCGTCTAGTGTACgtttactttgttaattatgattatgtatgtgtttttttttttattttgctttaaGTCCACGGTACAACTACCTGGAACACAACGTGGTTGAGCGACGTGGCTCGCACGTTGGCTCGCTATTCCTCtatttttttacgtttacttttatatgtacgtattatatcgcgttatcgttttatttctctcgTTCCTTTGACGTTCTTTACTTTCTATGtcagtttctttctttcctcagCATCTTTCTCTTGCTCTCCCCCCTTTTAGATTTCACCTCGTTCCAGAAACCACAGTGCTCCGCTTCTACtactcgttttctttttttactttttttcttttctttaatttaccCAATACCGATAAACACCGATGAATTCAGTTTATACCCTTATTAAATAGAGAGGAGGTGttgcattattttttttttttttttttcaaagagatTCTTCGATATATCTCGATGGGGCGCAAGGGTTGATTTCCACGGGACGATCCCACAGACACACGGTTACATAGGACATCTTTGACGACACaattcaaaaaataatttttcatttttagtaGAAAGATAGGCGGGGTATTTCCGTACAatagtatattatatcgtattaatattatttccttttttattagttattactattattagtATCAGTATTATCATACCGTTATTACTatcattattacgttattattattataccgttatcgttatattattatcgttattatattattattttattactattattattattccacCTGGACATTATTACCTTGACGTATCTCGTCACGTCATCTTTGCTCGTCTATTGCTCGTCTCGTTACATCACGTCACGCGAAGTACCGACACGAGGCATAAAATACAACGTAACGAATTCCACGCCGGATTAGTATAGCTTTTAGTACGACACGCAAACTTTTCTTTATACCTATCATATCTATTTACACgttttttcgttatttttcccACCCTCTCGTTttccatatacatataacgtaatcggCCGTTTCAATTTTCGAACAGATTAAACGCAGCatcttttatctctttttctctttcgattTTTCCAGGTGGATATTCTTTCTCAACAGGCAAAACGAGAGTACATACGCGTAGACCTGAGTCTATGTTAATCCAATCTcgattcattttcttttttctcgtctCGAAAAACGCATTTCTCGATCGATTCACGTATCATCTCCTACATATAATGGGTGTAGGTGTCTCGCGTGTTGTTcgtatatattgtatgtatatattttgtatgtgTGTCGCGTGTTTGGTACACACACGAACGCTTATTACACGTGTACGTGTGTgtacatgtatacatatataaaagcaTTATCGACAGTTTCCACTTAAGTTTACCGGTttctttatgtatatatatatatatattatatatatattatctacaCATTACGATTAATCGAGTAGCTATATGTACAATCGCACGCCTCGCACTAGCACATCATTTGCGTCATGTTAAAAATATCTGCTGTATATTTATTGTGTCGACGTatctattttctttccattttttttcatttttttttcttttgcatttCCCTTTCGTTCCTTCGCATGTTGATCTATAGGTCGCCAAAAAAAAGTATCGTCGTCTTGCATAAATATAATTCCTTCTACGAGAACGAAAACGCCCCCGACGTGCACGTCTCATTAGACCCTGTTGCATCGATACACCAAGCTCCAGATCGATCGATCACTCTGAACGAGCATGAAAGTACTTCTCTCCTATCTCTTTCACGCACTCGTTCtctattttcttcgtcttcgtcttctCTTGAATTTCATTTCACGGACGGCACCTTAAGTTCATGCACATAACTTCAAAGTCTTATAACACGTAATTATACTTATACTCGCGAGAGTAAGTATCATGCTGTTTGATTACAAACTAATCACCACGTAACAAGCTtcccttctttccttttctttcagtGACTAGCTGAATCTTAACACCACATATTACGATATTTCCACCTCTGGCGTGTACGTATGTTAATAAACTTACTCGAACGGACATCTTCGATCGCGCTGTCGACAAAAGAAACGATTACGAACACGATTGAATCACAAGCGACGCTATTATGGCACACCGAGCGGGGTTTGCTACACACGAAATAAAGACAGCAGCGCCACTGATCGAGAGGACACGTTTCTTCGCTTCCTTGTCCGCTATTTTGATGCACGAGTGCGGTGAGAAGAGAACAGAGAGAACGATCGGGGAGGATTAGAGGATAGACGGCACGTATACGACGAGCCTTGTAATAATCGGCTCGATGGAACGAACGTTAGTCTTGTCTCTCTTCAgtattctttcgttttttgtccGGCGGCGCGATTCACGTGGGCGCGTGAATCAAGTCCCAAATAGCGTTACGATCCCGCGTCACATCCTCGAATCACGAGTCATGCCTGTGAATTCTGTTGCGCCTGTTTCCactctttcttcgttttcttttggTATCTCTCGTGAACGCTACATTACCAGGATCGTCAGCTAATTGTGGATATCTATGCACACTATGAATGTCCACACCTTCGTAGCCACTAACCGTGCCTCGACTAATTAGTtcatctttctcttctttagaCCAGTCGCCTCTTCCTTGGAAACCAGCCATAACCAATTGCTTTTCTATCTCCCAAGCTCTTTCTACTGCTCGTTTATGAGCGTGTTTTAATATTCTGTGTCTCTCTTGTTCAGGATCAGCTCCATACTTGATCACCACAGCAGCATCTGGATTGTGTAATCTTAGCTCTTTCCAGGTACCTGCACCATGTTCGGTAGTTTCATGGGTTGAGACGTTGAACATGCCACCTAGACGACGAAGTTCCTCCATATCATCGCGAATTTTCAGTGCATTGTCTTTCACAAAGTAGAACACGTCTTGATCGTGGACACTGAAGTGTAGAGGTAAGAAGTATGAGTTGTTGAACACGGATGTCACTACGTCCTGGACTACGCTGTTCACACCGTCTACTACGCTGACAAGTGATCTTCCACCGACACGGGAAACTAGGATACCTTCTCCAAAGACGGCGCGACGATGAGCCACTCTGGGAAGAAGATTCCTCGTCTTTGGTTCCAGCTTGAGCAACGGCTTAGGGACGAAACCTAGATCTGAGAACTTTTCGTGTACGCGATTCACAATGCACTGTAAACCGGACATGACACCAAAGTCTGGAGTCAATTGAGGTGATGTGATGGTTGCGCTAGGTTGGTACACCATTTGTTTCATGTACTCGGAACCAAGCATTGCAGAGATATCATAGCCATATAGTTTCAGCCAACTAGCCAGATCAGTCATGTATTCCACATTCtgtttgaaattaattggaTCGTTATTACGGAAACGATAGATGAAAATATCGGTTGGAGTGGTGAGTTCGTTGGCCATTTGCTCCCACGCTGGTGTCATCCACTGGCCAACAGTCGGATCGTACAAGCGCTTGTTCAGGTAAACTAATTTAGTGTTTGGATCCAGGAGACCACCGTGGAAGTCTATGGGCAA contains these protein-coding regions:
- the LOC139996295 gene encoding E3 ubiquitin ligase Rnf121 isoform X2, translating into MRLSMHSHIIPNKSEDEMTVEEKWMVQHVKMHEQHKGHEGMHLEMLLILFGTLLIAQIILVEWKKIHYKSYQFVTLIAMWLIPFGLSLKHHWWRFIFLWLVTSCITGLVVRKAVQKPIAGTTPRLVYKWFLFIYKLSYMLGIISYVIMLATFFGLYLVFEVKPQIWMDCSFLLLFYGLYFGVLGRDVAEICADKMASHIGYYVPGHMPTRTLDPGVCAVCGNRLLVSENEPGVIENTYKLSCEHVFHEFCIRGWCIVGKKQTCPYCKEKVDLKKMFHNPWERPHVLYGQLLDWIRWLVAWQPLILFLVQGINWGLGLE
- the LOC139996295 gene encoding E3 ubiquitin ligase Rnf121 isoform X1; the protein is MRLSMHSHIIPNKSEDEMTVEEKWMVQHVKMHEQHKGHEGMHLEMLLILFGTLLIAQIILVEWKKIHYKSYQFVTLIAMWLIPFGLSLKHHWWRFIFLWLVTSCITGLVVRKAVQKPIAGTTPRLVYKWFLFIYKLSYMLGIISYVIMLATFFGLYLVFEVKPQIWMDCSFLLLFYGLYFGVLGRDVAEICADKMASHIGYYVPGHMPTRTLDPGVCAVCGNRLLVSENEPGVIENTYKLSCEHVFHEFCIRGWCIVGKKQTCPYCKEKVDLKKMFHNPWERPHVLYGQLLDWIRWLVAWQPLILFLVQGINWGLGLEMPEGTDNGNVNTTKLGIDIR